A portion of the Faecalibacterium sp. I3-3-89 genome contains these proteins:
- a CDS encoding Fe-S-containing hydro-lyase, producing MQYELNTPCTAADLAPLKAGDTVLLSGVVYTARDQAHKRMLEALDRGEKLPFDLEGSAIYYVGPTPERPGEVIGSAGPTTSGRMDAMSPRLLDLGNKIMIGKGKRDAAVKEAVVRNGAVYLAALGGAGALMAQSVQTLEVIAWPDLGCEAVRRLTVEKMPLTVILDAHGGDLYEAGPAAYLETVK from the coding sequence ATGCAATACGAACTGAACACGCCCTGCACGGCGGCAGACCTCGCGCCCCTGAAGGCGGGAGACACGGTGCTGCTGTCCGGTGTGGTGTACACCGCCCGCGATCAGGCCCACAAGCGGATGCTGGAAGCGCTGGACCGGGGCGAAAAGCTCCCCTTCGACTTGGAGGGCAGTGCCATCTACTACGTCGGCCCGACGCCGGAGCGCCCCGGCGAGGTCATCGGCTCGGCCGGGCCGACCACCAGCGGACGGATGGACGCCATGAGTCCCCGCCTGCTGGACCTCGGCAATAAGATCATGATCGGCAAGGGCAAGCGGGACGCGGCAGTCAAAGAGGCCGTCGTCCGCAACGGTGCGGTCTATCTGGCCGCGCTGGGCGGCGCCGGTGCGCTGATGGCCCAGAGCGTCCAGACGCTGGAGGTCATCGCATGGCCCGACCTCGGCTGCGAGGCCGTCCGCCGCCTGACCGTGGAAAAAATGCCGCTGACGGTCATCCTCGACGCCCACGGCGGCGACCTCTACGAGGCCGGCCCGGCGGCCTATCTCGAGACGGTAAAATGA
- a CDS encoding sensor histidine kinase has protein sequence MDYHSPDRTYKKSRFRRELERSVSRRLVTSLLLGCLLFLVAIAAVNTLNQNARREDHLAGVAATFNEVYNDTAAFLLDTDHTELFLSDRRKDQDNLRYLISQYNVSALVELQLILTDSKGEVRFTTFSEGEMNLHRQEFNRIAEENACHLMRAVYTTVYHFRANSSEYVMIHPLYRDGEYQGAAAVYLNENDWTKLFSRYQYDAILTKPNGDVIACSNASFLSQKNANKYRPADAARYVKVDGSRYLRSSRSLENGTVLAYSFIYSPPNYDYLLVGLFLILMLGLSWSAMFVRIMHVMTEQMVKSVDTLVQEIRFIRKEDPDHIIEIDTGDEIEEIAHQVNKMVRSIQELSQRNMDLVEVNSRMEMQNLQAQINPHFIYNTLDNIRYLIPADPQRAQQLIGRFIGILRYSINNTKHNVTVREDLKYLQDYLVIQSTRFGANFSYEMDIDDACMEFIIPKLLLQPLLENSIKYGFQKKPRIHVRTRGWLEEDALYFTVEDNGGGVDAATLEQLRGILRSEEVNIEHNGLQNINRRIWLGYGGDSGLTIDSAEGEGFTVKLKLRRGGR, from the coding sequence ATGGACTATCATTCCCCCGACCGCACCTACAAAAAGAGCCGCTTCCGGCGGGAACTGGAGCGGAGCGTTTCCCGCAGGCTGGTCACGAGCCTGCTTCTGGGGTGCCTTCTGTTCCTCGTGGCCATCGCCGCCGTGAACACCCTGAACCAGAACGCCCGGCGGGAAGACCATCTCGCGGGCGTCGCTGCCACCTTCAATGAGGTGTACAACGACACGGCGGCGTTCCTGCTGGACACAGACCACACCGAGCTGTTCCTCTCCGACCGGCGGAAGGATCAGGACAATCTGCGCTATCTCATCAGCCAGTACAACGTCTCGGCCCTTGTGGAGCTCCAGCTCATCCTGACCGACTCCAAGGGAGAGGTGCGGTTCACGACCTTCTCAGAGGGGGAGATGAACCTGCACCGGCAGGAGTTCAACCGCATCGCGGAGGAAAACGCCTGCCACCTCATGCGGGCCGTCTATACCACGGTCTACCACTTCCGGGCCAACAGCTCGGAATACGTCATGATACACCCCCTCTACCGGGACGGCGAATATCAGGGTGCGGCGGCGGTCTATCTGAACGAGAACGACTGGACGAAGCTGTTCAGCCGATACCAGTACGACGCCATCCTCACCAAGCCCAACGGCGATGTCATCGCCTGCTCGAACGCCTCCTTCCTCTCCCAGAAGAACGCCAACAAGTACCGCCCCGCCGACGCGGCGCGGTATGTGAAGGTGGATGGGAGCCGCTATCTGCGCAGCAGCCGCTCGCTGGAAAACGGCACGGTGCTGGCCTATTCCTTCATTTACTCGCCCCCGAACTACGATTATCTTCTGGTGGGGCTGTTCCTGATCTTGATGCTGGGCCTGAGCTGGTCGGCGATGTTCGTCCGCATCATGCACGTCATGACCGAGCAGATGGTGAAGTCGGTGGACACCCTCGTGCAGGAGATCCGGTTCATCCGGAAGGAAGACCCCGACCATATCATTGAGATCGACACCGGCGACGAGATCGAAGAGATCGCCCATCAGGTCAACAAGATGGTGCGCAGCATTCAGGAGCTGAGCCAGCGGAACATGGACCTCGTCGAGGTGAACAGCCGGATGGAGATGCAGAACCTGCAGGCCCAGATCAACCCCCACTTTATCTATAACACACTGGACAACATCCGCTATCTCATCCCGGCGGACCCCCAGCGCGCCCAGCAGCTCATCGGGCGGTTCATCGGCATCCTGCGCTACAGCATCAACAACACCAAGCATAACGTCACCGTCCGGGAGGACCTGAAGTATCTGCAGGACTATCTCGTCATCCAGTCCACCCGCTTCGGTGCGAACTTCTCCTACGAGATGGACATCGACGACGCCTGCATGGAGTTCATCATCCCGAAGCTGCTCTTGCAGCCCCTGCTGGAAAACAGCATCAAATACGGCTTCCAGAAGAAGCCCCGCATCCACGTCAGGACGCGGGGCTGGCTGGAGGAGGACGCGCTCTATTTCACGGTAGAAGACAACGGCGGCGGGGTGGACGCAGCGACGCTGGAACAGCTGCGGGGCATCCTGCGCTCAGAGGAAGTGAACATTGAACACAACGGCCTGCAAAACATCAACCGCCGCATCTGGCTGGGCTACGGCGGCGACAGCGGCCTGACCATTGACAGCGCCGAGGGCGAGGGCTTCACGGTGAAGCTCAAGCTCCGGCGGGGAGGGAGGTAG
- a CDS encoding fumarate hydratase has protein sequence MRTITAQQITDTVARLCIEANTRLPRDVQEALDKARAEEPWPLAKNTLDLLWSNLAAAREEALPICQDTGMACVFVELGTEVHIEGSFEAAIHEGVRRGYTDGYLRKSIVADPLRRGNTGDNTPAAITVHLVDGDGCTITVAPKGFGSENMSRIRMLKPADGVEGFKKFVVETVRLAGSNPCPPIVLGIGVGGSFDKVAYLAKKALLRPLDVPNPDPYYAALEGELLTAINALGIGPQGFGGKTTCLGLAIEQMPTHVAGLPVAVNVSCHVTRRASAVL, from the coding sequence ATGAGGACGATCACAGCACAGCAAATCACGGACACTGTGGCCCGCCTCTGCATCGAGGCCAACACCCGCCTGCCCCGGGACGTGCAGGAGGCGCTGGACAAGGCCCGGGCCGAGGAACCGTGGCCGCTGGCAAAAAATACCCTCGACCTGCTCTGGTCGAACCTTGCAGCGGCGAGGGAAGAAGCTCTGCCCATCTGTCAGGACACCGGCATGGCCTGCGTGTTTGTGGAGCTGGGCACGGAGGTCCACATCGAGGGCAGTTTTGAAGCTGCCATCCATGAGGGCGTGCGGCGGGGCTACACCGACGGCTACCTGCGCAAGAGCATCGTGGCCGACCCGCTGCGCCGGGGCAACACCGGCGACAACACCCCCGCCGCCATCACGGTGCATCTGGTGGACGGCGACGGCTGCACCATCACCGTGGCGCCGAAGGGCTTCGGCAGCGAGAACATGAGCCGCATCCGGATGCTCAAGCCCGCCGACGGCGTGGAGGGCTTCAAGAAGTTTGTGGTGGAGACGGTCAGGCTGGCTGGCTCGAACCCCTGCCCGCCCATCGTGCTGGGCATCGGCGTGGGCGGCAGCTTTGATAAGGTGGCGTATCTTGCCAAAAAGGCCCTTCTCCGCCCGCTGGATGTTCCGAACCCGGACCCCTACTACGCCGCCCTCGAGGGGGAGCTGCTGACGGCCATCAATGCTCTGGGCATCGGGCCGCAGGGCTTCGGTGGAAAGACCACCTGCCTCGGCCTTGCTATCGAGCAGATGCCTACCCATGTGGCGGGTCTGCCCGTGGCGGTCAATGTGTCCTGCCATGTCACCCGGCGGGCATCTGCGGTGTTATAA
- a CDS encoding holo-ACP synthase, whose amino-acid sequence MIYGIGCDLCSTARMAKSLGGAHGPAFAARVFGPSEREALGLTGGIPDPLSAHRSASAAADFAAKEAFLKAAGTGLAGPFALCEIEAVRLESGAPEYRFSGGSARWMAAHGLRASLSLSHDGGMALAFCILETET is encoded by the coding sequence ATGATCTATGGCATCGGCTGCGACCTCTGCAGCACCGCCCGGATGGCAAAGAGCCTCGGCGGTGCCCACGGCCCTGCTTTTGCGGCCAGAGTCTTCGGCCCGTCCGAGCGGGAGGCTCTGGGCCTTACAGGGGGCATCCCGGACCCACTCAGCGCCCACAGATCCGCCAGCGCGGCGGCGGATTTTGCCGCAAAGGAAGCCTTCCTCAAGGCGGCGGGCACCGGCCTTGCAGGGCCTTTCGCCCTCTGCGAGATCGAGGCCGTCCGGCTGGAAAGCGGCGCTCCGGAATACCGCTTTTCGGGCGGCAGCGCACGGTGGATGGCCGCGCACGGCCTGCGGGCCAGTCTCTCCCTGAGCCACGACGGCGGCATGGCGCTGGCGTTCTGCATTCTGGAAACGGAAACCTGA
- a CDS encoding IreB family regulatory phosphoprotein, which yields MGDATAIFSIHDQKDIEIHEVVQQVYDALKEKGYNPVNQLVGYILSEDPTYITTYKGARSLIRKVDRDDLLQAMLRSYLNV from the coding sequence GTGGGCGACGCTACTGCCATTTTTTCCATCCACGATCAGAAGGACATCGAGATCCATGAAGTCGTGCAGCAGGTGTACGACGCACTCAAGGAAAAAGGCTATAACCCCGTCAATCAGCTGGTGGGCTATATCCTGTCCGAAGATCCTACCTATATCACGACTTACAAAGGAGCGCGTTCCCTTATCCGCAAAGTAGACCGTGACGATCTGCTGCAGGCCATGCTGCGCAGCTATCTGAACGTCTGA
- a CDS encoding type II toxin-antitoxin system PemK/MazF family toxin, which yields MEVHRGEVFYADLSPVVGSEQGGVRPVLIVQNEIGNRHSPTVIAAAITSRLDKARLPTHINIRAADTGLAKDSVVLLEQIRTLDKHRLRERAGQITAEDQRRVDQALDVSLGLSSY from the coding sequence ATGGAGGTACACAGAGGAGAAGTTTTTTACGCCGACCTTTCGCCGGTGGTCGGCTCGGAGCAGGGCGGCGTCCGCCCGGTGCTCATCGTCCAAAATGAGATCGGCAACCGGCACAGCCCCACGGTCATCGCAGCCGCCATTACATCCCGGCTGGACAAAGCCCGGCTTCCCACCCACATCAACATCCGGGCCGCCGACACGGGCCTCGCCAAGGACAGCGTCGTCCTGCTCGAGCAGATCCGCACGCTGGACAAACACCGCCTGCGGGAGCGGGCCGGGCAGATCACCGCCGAGGACCAGCGCCGGGTGGATCAGGCGCTGGATGTGAGCCTCGGCCTCAGCTCCTATTGA
- a CDS encoding tRNA dihydrouridine synthase — protein sequence MQYYTAPMEGLTDRIWRQAHQRWFGAPGAPARYYAPFLSPPENRVLIKKKMAELDPAANPGAPVIPQLLAKDGALAAWMVTELRRLGYTEVNLNFGCPSGTVTAKGKGAGMLRDPAKLEAFLDEFFSRTEGPVSVKTRLGVTRPEEFDAILDIYNRYPICELTIHPRVMRQLYRGEADRAAFAACLPRCRMPVCYNGDITTPAQLAALEAEHPSLSGIMVGRGLIADPALLRQAVGGAPASKEELRGYLDELYHGYTALFGASSCAVSRMKAHWHYLIYRFEGSEALEKQLRKAREGWEYEVVVNQIFTLPLK from the coding sequence ATGCAATACTACACCGCCCCCATGGAGGGGCTGACGGACCGCATCTGGCGGCAGGCACATCAGCGCTGGTTCGGCGCACCGGGCGCACCCGCCCGTTATTACGCGCCCTTCCTCTCTCCGCCCGAGAACCGGGTGCTCATCAAGAAGAAGATGGCCGAGCTTGACCCTGCGGCGAACCCCGGCGCGCCCGTCATCCCCCAGCTCCTCGCCAAGGACGGCGCACTGGCCGCATGGATGGTCACAGAGCTGCGCAGGCTGGGCTACACGGAGGTGAACCTCAACTTCGGCTGTCCCTCCGGCACTGTGACCGCCAAGGGCAAGGGTGCCGGGATGCTGCGGGACCCCGCAAAGCTCGAGGCCTTTCTGGACGAATTCTTTTCCCGGACGGAGGGGCCTGTCTCGGTCAAGACCCGGCTGGGCGTCACCCGTCCCGAGGAGTTCGACGCCATCCTCGACATCTATAACCGCTACCCCATCTGTGAGCTGACCATCCACCCCCGGGTCATGCGCCAGCTCTACCGGGGCGAGGCCGACCGCGCCGCCTTTGCAGCCTGTCTGCCCCGCTGCCGGATGCCCGTCTGCTACAACGGCGACATCACCACCCCGGCCCAGCTGGCCGCGCTGGAGGCAGAGCATCCGTCCCTCTCCGGCATCATGGTGGGCCGGGGCCTCATCGCCGACCCGGCCCTGCTGCGGCAGGCCGTGGGCGGTGCCCCTGCCAGCAAAGAAGAGCTTCGCGGCTACCTCGACGAGCTGTATCACGGCTACACCGCGCTGTTCGGCGCGTCCAGCTGCGCCGTCAGCCGGATGAAGGCCCACTGGCACTACCTCATCTATCGGTTCGAGGGGTCGGAGGCGCTGGAAAAGCAGCTGCGCAAGGCCCGGGAGGGCTGGGAGTATGAGGTGGTCGTGAACCAAATCTTCACTCTTCCTCTGAAATAA
- a CDS encoding metal-dependent transcriptional regulator: MQIHQSAEDYLETILMLTQRMGRVRSIDVVNELGYTKASVSIAMKKLRENGYIAVDGEGNLTLLEPGREIAERIYSRHRLLTHFFVQLGVDEEVAAEDACKAEHILSEQTLGKIREYALLHDAEGSVQKSE, from the coding sequence ATGCAGATCCACCAATCCGCAGAAGATTATCTTGAGACTATCCTTATGCTGACCCAGCGGATGGGCCGCGTGCGCTCCATCGACGTGGTCAACGAGCTGGGCTATACCAAGGCCAGCGTCAGCATTGCGATGAAAAAGCTGCGGGAAAACGGCTACATTGCGGTGGACGGCGAGGGCAACCTGACCCTTCTGGAGCCGGGCCGCGAGATCGCAGAGCGCATCTACAGCCGCCACCGCCTGCTGACCCATTTCTTCGTGCAGCTGGGCGTGGACGAAGAGGTCGCCGCCGAGGATGCCTGCAAGGCAGAGCATATCCTGAGCGAGCAGACGCTGGGAAAGATCCGGGAATATGCCCTGCTCCACGACGCAGAGGGCAGCGTCCAGAAGTCCGAGTGA
- a CDS encoding NAD(P)-dependent malic enzyme — protein MDFNKAALEMHESHHGKVGIVSKVEVKTRDDLSTAYTPGVAEPCRRIKADPEDVYKYTFKGNMVAVVSNGTAVLGLGDIGPEAGLPVMEGKAVLFKEFGGVDAFPICIDAHDAASVIAACKAIAPTFGGINLEDIKSPECFEIEETLERELDIPVFHDDQHGTAIVVTAALINALRVVGKKMEDVHIVLNGPGAAGTAIIKMLMTAGARDIIAVDQFGTLYKGCNSAEAHKNWLGEVTNPRQIKGGLKEALAGADVFIGVSKPGILTTELCQTMNKDAIVFAMANPTPEIMPDEAKAGGVRVMATGRSDFPNQVNNVLCFPGLFKGALSVRARDINDTMKLAAAYAIADLITDEDRSEENIIPGAFDPRVAEAVASAVAKAARESGVARL, from the coding sequence ATGGATTTCAACAAAGCAGCTCTGGAAATGCACGAGAGCCACCACGGCAAGGTGGGCATCGTGAGCAAGGTAGAGGTCAAGACCCGGGATGACCTGTCCACCGCCTACACCCCCGGCGTGGCCGAGCCTTGCCGCCGCATCAAGGCAGACCCCGAGGACGTCTACAAGTACACCTTCAAGGGCAATATGGTGGCCGTCGTCTCCAATGGCACGGCTGTGCTGGGGCTGGGCGACATCGGCCCCGAGGCCGGTCTGCCGGTCATGGAGGGCAAGGCTGTGCTCTTCAAGGAGTTTGGCGGCGTGGACGCCTTCCCCATCTGCATCGACGCCCACGATGCAGCCAGCGTCATCGCGGCCTGCAAGGCCATCGCCCCCACCTTCGGCGGCATCAACCTTGAGGACATCAAAAGCCCCGAGTGCTTCGAGATCGAGGAGACGCTGGAGCGGGAGCTGGATATCCCCGTCTTCCACGACGACCAGCATGGCACGGCCATCGTCGTCACCGCTGCCCTCATCAACGCTCTGCGTGTGGTGGGCAAGAAGATGGAGGACGTCCACATCGTCCTGAACGGCCCCGGCGCGGCCGGTACGGCCATCATCAAGATGCTGATGACCGCCGGTGCCAGAGACATCATCGCCGTGGACCAGTTCGGCACTCTGTACAAGGGCTGCAACAGCGCCGAGGCCCACAAGAACTGGCTGGGTGAAGTGACCAACCCCCGCCAGATCAAGGGCGGCCTGAAGGAGGCTCTTGCGGGCGCAGATGTCTTTATCGGCGTGTCCAAGCCCGGCATCCTGACCACCGAGCTGTGCCAGACCATGAACAAGGACGCCATCGTCTTTGCCATGGCCAACCCCACCCCCGAGATCATGCCCGACGAGGCCAAGGCAGGCGGCGTCCGCGTCATGGCCACCGGCCGCAGCGACTTCCCCAATCAGGTCAACAACGTCCTCTGTTTCCCGGGCCTGTTCAAGGGCGCGCTGAGCGTCCGTGCCCGGGACATCAACGATACGATGAAGCTGGCCGCTGCCTACGCCATCGCTGACCTCATCACCGACGAGGACCGCAGCGAGGAGAACATCATCCCCGGCGCATTCGACCCCCGGGTGGCCGAGGCGGTGGCATCTGCCGTGGCAAAGGCTGCCCGCGAGAGCGGCGTGGCCCGGCTGTAA
- a CDS encoding response regulator transcription factor, which translates to MYRVLLVEDEEIIRKGIRYSVPWEEYGCSVVAEAENGAVGEEKIAELRPDIVITDITMPVKSGLEMIADTREEYKYIAIILTGYSEFEYAQQAIRNGVSDYVLKPLDMDEMGAALEKAVRLAGDSQYLQKREDEAEAVRSRTALPPLSEEKVTDPLVLRIVAYLKENYQSKITLADLQEQFHYSERYINQKFQKELGTTVIDYLNRCRIQNALELIRKGELPISQIGWECGIGEYKYFSHVFKKYMGCSVREYQSTLK; encoded by the coding sequence ATGTATCGCGTTCTGCTGGTAGAAGACGAAGAGATCATCCGCAAGGGCATCCGCTATTCGGTGCCGTGGGAGGAATATGGGTGCAGCGTCGTGGCGGAGGCCGAGAACGGGGCAGTGGGCGAAGAAAAGATCGCAGAGCTGCGGCCCGACATCGTCATTACCGACATCACCATGCCGGTGAAGAGCGGCCTCGAGATGATCGCCGACACCCGGGAGGAATACAAGTACATCGCCATCATCCTGACGGGCTACTCGGAGTTCGAGTATGCCCAGCAGGCCATCCGGAACGGTGTGTCGGACTATGTGCTCAAGCCCCTCGACATGGACGAGATGGGCGCTGCGCTGGAAAAGGCCGTCCGCCTCGCGGGGGACAGCCAGTATCTCCAGAAGCGGGAGGATGAGGCGGAGGCCGTCCGCAGCCGGACCGCCCTGCCGCCCCTGAGCGAGGAAAAAGTCACCGACCCGCTGGTGCTGCGCATCGTGGCCTATCTGAAGGAGAATTACCAGAGCAAGATAACGCTTGCCGACCTGCAGGAGCAGTTCCACTACTCGGAGCGGTACATCAACCAGAAGTTCCAGAAAGAGCTTGGCACGACGGTCATCGACTACCTCAACCGCTGCCGCATCCAGAACGCTCTTGAACTCATCCGGAAAGGGGAACTGCCCATCTCGCAGATCGGATGGGAGTGCGGCATCGGCGAGTACAAGTACTTCAGCCACGTCTTCAAAAAATACATGGGCTGCTCGGTGCGGGAGTACCAGAGCACCCTGAAATAG
- a CDS encoding extracellular solute-binding protein, whose protein sequence is MKKISRRSFLMATGVIAASAALSACGGSSASTSSAGSTAASTAASGTAAQGGGDLVIYSPNSEGLLNATIPLFEEKYGVNVELIQAGTGELVKRIQSEKNDPYADVLFGGSWSLMYTNEDLWEPYVSANDGNVIDAYKNKCGFITGNVLDGSVLIVNTDLIGDIKIEGYEDLLNPALKGKIATADPANSSSAFAHLTNMLLAMGGYEDDKAWQYVHDLFENVDGKICESSSAVYKGVADGEYVVGLSYEDPCAQLVLDGAPVKLVYMKEGTVFLPASATIIKGAKNMDNAKLFIDFILSEEVQNIWGSTLTNRPVMKDAATNDAMTPMADINVIEEDIPYVSAHKAELVDKYTEIFTDLQSK, encoded by the coding sequence ATGAAAAAGATTTCTCGTCGTTCGTTCCTGATGGCTACCGGTGTTATCGCAGCTTCTGCTGCTCTGAGCGCTTGCGGCGGCTCCTCCGCCAGCACCTCTTCTGCCGGTTCTACCGCTGCTTCCACTGCCGCTTCTGGTACTGCTGCACAGGGCGGCGGCGACCTCGTGATCTACTCGCCCAACTCGGAAGGCCTGTTGAACGCCACCATCCCCCTGTTCGAGGAAAAGTACGGTGTCAATGTCGAGCTGATCCAGGCCGGCACCGGCGAGCTGGTCAAGCGCATCCAGTCCGAGAAGAATGACCCCTACGCCGACGTCCTGTTCGGCGGCTCCTGGTCGCTGATGTACACCAACGAGGATCTGTGGGAGCCGTATGTCTCGGCCAACGACGGCAACGTCATCGATGCCTACAAGAATAAGTGCGGCTTCATCACCGGCAACGTGCTGGACGGCAGCGTCCTCATCGTCAACACCGACCTCATCGGTGACATCAAGATCGAGGGCTACGAAGACCTGCTGAACCCTGCGCTGAAGGGTAAGATCGCCACCGCCGACCCGGCCAACTCCTCTTCTGCCTTTGCACACCTGACCAATATGCTGCTGGCGATGGGCGGCTACGAGGACGATAAGGCATGGCAGTACGTCCACGACCTGTTCGAGAACGTGGACGGCAAGATCTGCGAAAGCTCCAGCGCCGTCTACAAGGGAGTCGCCGACGGCGAGTATGTGGTGGGCCTGTCCTATGAGGATCCCTGCGCACAGCTGGTTCTGGACGGCGCACCCGTCAAGCTCGTCTACATGAAGGAGGGCACCGTCTTCCTGCCTGCTTCCGCCACCATCATCAAGGGCGCAAAGAACATGGACAACGCCAAGCTGTTCATCGATTTCATCCTGAGCGAGGAAGTGCAGAACATCTGGGGCAGCACCCTGACCAACCGCCCCGTCATGAAAGACGCCGCCACCAACGATGCTATGACCCCGATGGCAGACATCAATGTCATCGAAGAGGACATCCCCTACGTCAGCGCCCACAAGGCAGAACTGGTGGACAAGTACACCGAGATCTTCACCGATCTGCAGAGCAAGTAA
- a CDS encoding ABC transporter ATP-binding protein, with product MSRISVKDAVKRYGNNTVIPDLNLEIGDGELFTLLGPSGCGKTTLLRMIAGFNSIEGGDIFFNEKRINDMDPSKRNIGMVFQNYAIFPNLSVRDNVAFGLKNRKVDKAEIKKRTDEFLNLMQIMQYADRMPNQLSGGQQQRIALARALVISPDVLLMDEPLSNLDAKLRVEMRSVIRHTQKSVGITTVYVTHDQEEAMAISDRIAVMKDGVIQHVGTPRDIYQRPKNVFVATFIGRTNIVNAHVKGGVITFADGYHEHIDALDKAAEQEVRCSIRPEEFIICKDGTEGIHGTVQECTYLGLNTHYTIDTDQGDSVEIVEESSIGEGLKKGEKVLLKVKKEKINVFTKDGDTNLIRSDAYEKQ from the coding sequence ATGAGCAGAATATCAGTTAAAGACGCAGTAAAGCGCTACGGGAATAATACGGTCATCCCGGATCTGAATCTGGAGATCGGAGATGGGGAGCTGTTCACCCTGCTCGGCCCCTCCGGCTGCGGCAAGACCACCCTTCTCCGTATGATCGCAGGCTTCAACTCCATCGAGGGCGGCGACATCTTCTTCAATGAGAAGCGGATCAACGATATGGACCCCAGCAAGCGCAACATCGGCATGGTGTTCCAGAACTACGCCATCTTCCCGAACCTCTCCGTCCGGGACAATGTGGCCTTCGGCCTGAAGAACCGCAAGGTGGACAAGGCCGAGATCAAGAAGCGGACGGACGAGTTCCTGAACCTGATGCAGATCATGCAGTATGCCGACCGTATGCCCAATCAGCTGTCCGGCGGCCAGCAGCAGCGCATCGCACTGGCCCGCGCGCTGGTCATCTCGCCGGATGTGCTGTTGATGGACGAGCCGCTTTCCAATCTGGACGCAAAGCTCCGTGTCGAGATGCGCAGCGTCATCCGCCACACCCAGAAGAGCGTTGGTATCACCACCGTGTATGTCACCCACGATCAGGAAGAGGCAATGGCCATCAGTGACCGCATCGCCGTCATGAAGGATGGCGTCATCCAGCACGTCGGCACCCCCCGCGACATCTACCAGCGCCCGAAGAATGTCTTCGTGGCCACCTTCATCGGACGCACCAACATCGTGAACGCCCACGTCAAGGGCGGCGTCATCACCTTTGCGGACGGCTACCATGAGCACATCGACGCTCTGGACAAGGCCGCAGAGCAGGAGGTGCGCTGCTCCATCCGTCCGGAGGAGTTTATCATCTGCAAGGATGGCACCGAGGGCATCCACGGCACCGTGCAGGAGTGCACCTACCTCGGCCTCAACACTCACTACACCATCGACACCGATCAGGGTGACTCGGTGGAGATCGTGGAGGAGTCCTCCATCGGCGAGGGCCTCAAGAAGGGCGAGAAGGTGCTGCTGAAGGTCAAGAAAGAGAAGATCAACGTCTTTACCAAGGACGGCGATACCAATCTCATCAGGAGCGACGCTTATGAAAAACAATAA